Genomic DNA from Macadamia integrifolia cultivar HAES 741 chromosome 6, SCU_Mint_v3, whole genome shotgun sequence:
CTGACCGTCAAATCCCTACAAAGGCACAACCCGCTCAAATGAACCAAACTCTCTTAGAAACCTGCATATCTGAAATTAATGACCTTCTGGCCAAAAATCTTATTCGTCATAGTActtctccttggagttgtacTGCTTTTTATGTTGACAAAGcctctgaaattgaaagaggcaCCCCTAGATTGGTCGTTAATTATAAACCTCTTAACGATGCCCTTCAATGGGTTCGTTACCCCATTCCTAATCAAAATgaccttttacaaagaatttaccaagCAAAAATCTTCTCCAAATTTGACATGAAATCAGGATTTTGGCAGATCCAGATTTATGAAAAGGACAGTTACAAAACTGCCTTCACCACCCCCTTTGGCctctatgaatggaatgttatgccattcggcctcaaaaatgctcctagtgaatttcaaaaaattatgaatgacatTTTCAATCCTTTTGGGCAATTTACAATTGTCTATATCGATGACATTCTAGTTTTTTCAGATTCAAttgaacaacacttcaaacatCTCCGCCTATTTTATCAAACCATTAAAACAAATGGCCTCGTCCTTTCTaaacaaaaaatggaattttttcttaCCAAAGTCTGTTTTCTTAGACACTTGATCGAAAAAGGGACCTTAACGCCTATCGATCGTGCCCTTTCTTTTGGTGACAAATTCCCAGACCAAATTACAAACAAAACCCAACTACAACAATTCTTGGGAAGCCTAAATTATGtccgtgattttcttccccaaataaGCAAAACGGCCGAACCATTATATCTCTGGCTCAAGAAGAACCCAGCTCCTTGGTCCTCCGCCCAAACTAGTGCTATACAAACTATCAAGAATTTTGTTAAAGAGATTCCCTGTCTATTTATCCCTAATCCTGAGGCATTTAAAATAATTGAAACTGATGCCTCTGACATTGGATATGGCAGAATCCTTAAACAAAGACTCCCTGATactaacaaagaacaattagtccaatttaccTCTGGTCTCTGGAACTCTGCCCAAAACAATTATAGAACTATCAAAAAAGAAGTTTTATCTATAGTTTTTTGCATTCAAAagtttcaaaatgcattattaaacaAAACTTTCTTAGTTCGCATTGATTGTAGCGCTACAAAATtcgttttacaaaatgatgtttccaaCCTTgcttcaaaacaaattttttcccgatggcaagctttactttctatttttgaatttcaaattgaatatattaaaggagaatcaaatTCCGTCCCTGACTTCCTTACTTGTGAATTCCTACAGGACCAAATTTCCAAAATCAACCCACTCAAAATGGCTCCTCCCAAAGAATCCACAACCTCAAATTCCCTGGTTCGATAAAAAAAATAGCTACGGCACCTTTGCCCCCTCAAATCAATCCATTACCCAAAGGCCTCACCTGGCTTCCTCAAACCTCCCTTATTCCCATGCCGTCATTCTCTCGACGGCTCCAACAAACAAAGCTGGCTCCAGTCTCCAAACCACCCAAGCAAAGCCACTTCAAACCACCCACAGAAAGATCAAAAGCCAATGTTTTGAAAACCTctcaaagaagacctcttcaccatCGAAGATGTCCTCCAGAATTATGTTGAGTCTCCCCTCAACATTGCCCAAAGAATCTTCTTCCAAGGGTGGCATTTTTATTCCCCCTCAGCAGCAAAAACCCAAGAATTCTACAAGTACATCCTTGTAGATACTAACTCTGTCAGACACAAACTCAATTTTGACAAAAATGACCCTTCATTGGTTACACACACGactgtaaccatctgcaaaattcTTTCTCAAAGATTGGAATAACCATCTCCTTACATCAAAGAACTTCTCAAACACCTACACTCATGTAGGTTATACTTACTATGACTATCAGGAGGCCTGGTACAAAGCTTTCCTGTTTCAAAACAAGACTAATCGACATTCCTGGTTTTTCTGCTTTGATTACAAATTTAACAACCAAACTCCCCTCTAGTTAGCAcgatggtgggatcaatatggcccCATGGCAAATATCCTCCCCCCTCAATTACACGAACCACTCCAAATATTCTCCCAACACTCCCAATCACAAACTCACCAACCTGATCTCCTAcggttctttctccactgccgcTTAGCCTAGATCCTCTTCTGGGATTATGAGATCACAAATTTCCAAATTGAAGATTGGGTTGCCTCAGTTCTCTCCCGCATTTTTCATGTTAAGTGGTGGGATAACTGTGACACCTAAAAATGTGACAAAGCAGCCCTCATCCAAAGCCTTATTGGCCTCAAACCTATCCCGGCCCTTCCGACCTCATCAAAGTCaggcatcaaaagtgagaaagagGCACTTCTGGCTCACCTTGCCGAACTCGACTCCGATTCAAATGATGAATCCAACGATGGGGCCTATAGCCTCAGCTTTATCAAAGGTTCCATGGCAGCCCATTCCCATACTCAACAAATGGCCCAAGATCCCTCTGATGATGAAGCCTTGCCCTCCCAGCTCCAAGGCTTCATCATCTACCAAATTCAAACCGGTGGTTCGACGTTCCCGAAGAACCGCCTCAAGAACTTCGACCAAGAAATAATTTAGTCCTTAACGTCTGCCAAGACGGTTTAAACTGGCCAACCGATGGAATCGTTAACCCATCTAGTCAACTAACCACGGACAACCTCTATGAGGAAAGGTGGTACTATTACTATCCCAGGTTAAAGGATAGTCAAGCCAAAACCAGgcccatccaaatatggttttCCCACCTAGATCAAGCCAATACAGAAAACAGTGTCCTTCACACATGGAATGCCATGGtaagatcttagaagattcCAAGCAAACGACCAAGATCAAGTACAACTTTTGGCGCCTACAGTGTTCCCCAAATAAAAATTCATGTGCATAGTTTCACATGAAATGTAACTTAGAATAGTGCCAAATGACATTCAAATGCGTCGCAAATcaaaatgtaattcaaatgtAAAAGGACTCCCTTAGTCTATAGAAGGGTAATCCTTCTCTTCTCAAATCACTTGGAAAAAATACTTGGATAAATCACTTGGAAAAATTCACCCAAACTTAGAATTAGAGAGTGAGAGCATCCTTCAAGAGAATCACCCCTCTCAAAGTCTCCAAGCCTAGCCGGACTCCTTCAAAGCTTCCGCCGGTCTTCAACAACTCAAAGCTCTGATCGACCCCTCCAAGTTCGatcgccctcaaaggttagcatCACCAGACCCCAAAGACTCCTCAAAGCTCCaattacccttcttcttctcaaatcctcaaaCCCAAGCCTGTAACTCAAAGATCTCcaaataatatcaaagtttattttcaaattattatttCCGCATCATATTTTCCTTGCATCTACATCTGCATCTACAgcttgcttcttgttctatcttcACAGAGAAGCCTACAGTTGCGGCTCTCAACTGTGAAACATAGATCCGGTTAAGTAgcttttattttgagtttttggtCTTGCCTCATTAATTTGTTAAGTTTAATTTTGCACAAATTAGACCTAGGTACAATATTGCACCTATCCTGGCTTTCGTCTCCTTGCCGGATCGGAGTACTGTATTGCACCTATTTcattcttctcaccatacagaaccaggagaaccctatttccctggattttggtgtagatcgatcctgttatatatatatatatatatatcagagaTCTAACCTACGGTAGACTATTCTGGTCTGATCGTAGGTTAGTTCCCCTCTTTTGGGAGTGATCTGTGATCTTGCCTctcacctctcttctctccttagtcttctttctttctttcttcttctcttttctttctttccttggtttGGTCGCAGGATTCTAGAATCGTAACATTGTATCAGGGACTGTGATCAAACCTAGGGTTTATACATTCCTCTCTGCTGACTTTCTTCTTCCGCTGAACCTCTCTGGTGTGCAGCCGCCTATTGCTCCGTTTACTATGGCTTAAATCATATGGagtgattgtacttggatcATGATATGGTATAACTGCCCTAATCGATTTTTTTTAGCAGGGTTTTGGTCTAATCGATTTTTAGTAGGGTTTTTTTATACCCATCGATTTTTAACCCATGGCTCTGGTAACTGTTTCGGTGATGACTATGGTGGGATCAGGTATGGATAATATTGCTCTATAATAGAATCCCCCATTCTATGGTACTATATAGATCAGCATACAagtgattgtttgtttgcctCTACATCCGGCTATTAGATCTGCAATCCtttcttttctacttttttGGTTCATCATGACTTGGACCAAAACTACCACGGCTATTACATCTTCTTCGGACAATATAAATGTCCAGATtacctctatcaagctcaaagAGAGTTCGAACTACCTCCTTTGGATTCAATCTATGAAAGTTTATCTCATGGCTAAAGACAAACTTCAATATACTACCTCTAATCCTCCTCAGTCTTTTGATAAGGGATATAATGACTGGATGAAGGACAATGCATTAATTTTGATCTGGTTGTGAttagtatggaaccagatgtcgctgccaatgtcatgttccaCACTATTGCAAAAGGGGTGGGATGATTTGAAGGAAACCTACTCCCAGGAGAAGAATATGACTCGTATCTATAATATCTATGAGAAGTTGTTCCAATTTTGCCAATCTGACAAGTCTCTATCAAAATACTACAGCGCTTTCAGGGGAATGGTTGAAAAACTTAATGTCTTCCAACCCTTGACTACAGATATTGAAAAGCTCAAAGCTCAGCGTAATGAATTCTTTGTTTCCAAGTTCTTAACTGGCTTAAATAATGACCTGAAGGCAATGAAGGGTCACTTGCTTGCTGGCGACACTGTCCCTACATTGAACGATACCTACTCACGCCTTCGGCGCATCACATTTTCTACCAAACCTAACCAGTCCACCAAAGACAATTCAATCTCTCTTGCTAACCGTGGACGTGGTCAAGGTCGTGGGGGAGGCCGTTCATCTGGTGGATGGGGTTCTAGTGGACAGCACTTTGATCGCAGACAGCAATCTGATCGTTCTTCTTGCCAGTGCTCTTACTGCGGGAAGCCCAACCATACTGTAGAGACTTGTTGGGCAAAACATGGAAAGCCAGAGTGGGCAACCCAATTAaccaatcatgcagtgtcagatGATGGTACTGACCTAATGTCTCCCAATGATACTAAACCATGGACTTCTTCAGGAGACTTCTACTTGTCTGCGTGATGATATCAATCAATTACTAAGGCGGTTGCAAactcttgaggcatcctctaatataTCTAATGGTGTGTCTACATCCACTGCTACCTTGGCACAAGCAGGTACATCAGCCTTTCCTACCACTActtctaccccttggattaATGATTCAGGGGCCTCTGCTCGTATAACTGGTAAGTCATCCCTGTTTAAGCCTTTTTTCCCCTAGTACCAAGCCTACATCTGTTGTTCTTACAAATGGTGCTTCAACCCCTGTTTCCGATCATGGTACTATCTCACTTACAACCTCACTTAACCTGTTCTCTGTGTTTCATGTTCCCCAATTTCTATTAAGTCTTCTCTCAGTAAGTCAGTTAACAAAGTCCTTAAATTGCTCCGtaacttttttctcttcttactgcgtttttcaggatcttcacacaaggaagacgattggtggagggcacGAAAAAGttggtttatattatctctaCTGTGGTACTCTTGCTACTTCCGCTGCTGCTACAGTCATTGGGGATGTGACTcatttccaatggcactgtcgtttaggtcatttgtcCTTGTCTAGGCTGcaaattttatttcctagttttaaatCTATACCAAAGTTAGAGTGTGAAGCGTGTGAGTTAGGAAAGCATCACCGTGTGTctttcccatctcgctctgtgcttcgtagtccgtctttattttccttagttCATTTAGATGTTTGGGGTCCTTGTCGAGTCAACAATAGGTTTGGGTTTTgatattttgtgacttttgttgATAACCACTCTCATCTTACATGGTTGTACTTGTTAAAGGAtcgatctgaatttttatccGTGTTTCAGActttctataatgaaataaaaactcaatttgGCATTTTAATTAAGGTCTTTCATTCTgacaatgctttagaatatgtccaaaataaaatttctgatttttgtgttACCATGGGATGATACACTAGACTAGCTATTCTTATACCCCTCAACAACATGGGGTGGCTAAGCGCAAAAATCAGCATCTCCTTGAGGTAGCACGGGCAATTATGTTACATATGCATGTTCCGAAATCATTTTGGAGTGATGGCATTTTAATTGCCTGTCATTTaattaatcgcatgccatctTCAATACTTTTCGATCGATCtcctttttctattgtttttcctaACTTGCCTAGTTTTTCGGTTCCTCGTGTTTTTGGTTGTGTCTGTTTTGTTCACAATTTGCATGCTCTGTCTGATAAGTTATCTCCTAGGTCCACTAAATGCATCTTTTTGGGTTACTCccgtactcagaaagggtatagGTGCTATAACCCAGTCACTCACCGCAATTTTGTTAGTGTTGATGTGTCCTTTTTTGGAGGCAcacccttttttccttcccagGCATCCCAGCCCAAGACTGAGTGACTTCTCGAGCTCCACCTCCTATCCCTACACTCATTCCTTTCCCTGATACCCCTAGTGCCAGCGTCCCACCTCCTCTACAAGTTTATCAGCGCCGGAAGCAGCCCGGAAAGCCCAGTGGTTATACTATTACTCCAGCAGATCTGCTACCATCACTGTTGTCctcctctggtgaagctccaaTCCCTCCTGTCCtggatgacttaccaattgctcatctTAAAGGTACACGCACTTGCACTAAAAAATCTTTAGTTGTGTATCCCATTGAtaaatttgttttcttgtctCATCTTCCATCACCTATCCATGGTCTTGCATTATCTCTTTCTACTCATACCATTCCCAAATCTCATGTTGATGCCTTGAGTATCCCTGGATGGAAAACTGCCATGGATGTAAAAAGGGATGCCCTCTTGCACCGTGCCACCTAGAGTCTGATAGATTTACCTCTTGGTAAGAACTTGGTGAAGTGTCGCTGGGTTTATACTattaagtatcattctgatggctTTGTTAAGCAGCTGAAGGCCcgtctggttgccaaggggtatactcagacatatggggTTAATTATTTTGAGACATTCTCTCCTGTTGCTAGGCTGAACTCTGTTCaccttcttatttctcttgttgttAACTATAATTGGTCGTTGTTTTAGTTAGACATCAAGAATGATTTTTTATATGGTGATCTgcaggaagaagtgtatatggagcaacctcctgggtATGTTGCTCAAGGGGAGAATAGAGATCGAGTGTGTCGtttacacaaggctatctatggacttaaacagtcccctcAGACATGGTTTGACAAATTTAGTACTACTGTGGTAACTTGTGGGTATTCCCAATGTTATTCTAATCACTCTGTCTTTGTTCGTCGCAGAGGTAAAAAATTGATTGTCTTAGTGGTTTATGTGGATAATATTATCCTCACTGGCAATGATGAAGCAGAAATTTCTGAAGTTAAGAAGTACTTGCAATAACACTttcaaaccaaagacttaggccaacttcactattttctcGGCATTGAAGTGGTCAGATGAAAGGAGATCAGTttatctcaaaggaagtatgtgttGGATCTTTTATCAGATACTGGTATGCATGCATCCAGACCTGTGGATATCACTATGGACCCTCACCAGAAATTTTGTGTTTGTGATGGTGAacctctccaggatgtgcatcagtattAGAGTTTAATTGGCAAGTTGATATATCTCACGGTCACACGACCTGACATCTCTTATGTTGTGGGAGTCTTTAGTTGGTttatgcagtctcctcagaaagcacattAGGACGCAGCCATTCGTGTTCTTCGGTGTCTAAAGGGTGCTCCTTGTAAAGGGCTGATCTATCACCCTAATCGAGATATGGATCTGATTGGTTGCTCCGATGCTGAATGGGCTGGCTCTACTAGTGATCGTAGGTCCACTATAGgttattgtacttttattgGAGGCAATCTGATTACATCGCAGACTACCATTGCCCGGTCTAGTGTTGAAGCAGAATACGGAGCTATGGCTCACACcactgctgagttgatgtggttacAGTCATTACTTTTGGAGTTAGGGTTTCCTGTAACTAAACCTATGAAGTACTGTGACAACCAAGCAGCTGTGTACATTGCCAGTAACCCTGTCTTCCACGAGAGGACCAAACACATTAAAGTGGACTGCCACTTTATTCGTGATGTTGTTCTGAAGAAATTAGTCGAgactccttttgttccttcctcATATCACTTGGCAGACATGTTTGCTAAGTCACtatttgctcctagttttcgcaatggttgtaccaagctgagcatgggtgatatatatgctccagcttgagggggagtgttaagtaTTAAGCGTAAGGGGTATTTTGGCCCTATCGGTTTCTATTATGTATTAGGGCTGACTAGCGTAGGTTacaggggtatttttgtaactGTTTTATTTCAAGAATCATATATATATCAGAGATCTAACCTACGGTAGACTATTCTGGTCTGATCACAAGTTAGTTCCCCTCTTTTGGGAGTGATTTGTGATCTCGCCTctcacctctcttctctcttcagtctcctttctttctttcttcttctcttatctttctttccttggtttGGTCGCAGGATTCTGGAATCGTAacacttctaagttctaacaTCCAGGGATTTTAAAACAATGCAACAAATTGAATTGCAGTATAAGGGGATAATAATGGGGCTTGCTTCTAAAAAGAAGAGCATTTGGGTGGATTGGGTTTATTCCAGATATCTCAAATCTGAGACCATAGAGACTACTACTTGTGTCGGGGATGTTTCAAGGGCGTGGAGGAAAATCCTGAAATACCACTACCTTGTCTTTGATCATACCAAATCCTCTATTGATGATGGTTCTAATACTTAATTGGTCTGATGATTGGCACCCTAATAGGGTTCCAATCGCTAAATATGGTGACAGAATTAGGTATGATATGGGATCTGAcatgttggctaaggtgttgTCCATTCTTAGGGATGGTGTTTCGGACCCTAATCCTGGTACTTCCAATGCCTTGATTGAGATGTGGAATAAGCTTCCACCTATTTGGATAAGACCTAGAGGTAATGGGAATATGGTTCAGTGGACAGCTAACTCCTAATGttgttttacttcttcttctgcttggAGCCTAGTTCGTTCTCTTGCCCCAATCGTCCCATGGTACAATTTGGTTTAGTTCTCCCCTGCCATTCCAAGGCATTCTTTCACTATTTGGAGAGCTATGACCAATTGCCTCCAACCCAAGACTTTCTCATGCATAGGAATATTTTAATTCCAAATTGTTGCTTTTGCTGGAATTCTTTTGAAAGCCTTGagcatttattttttgaatattcTTTCTCAAAGTCTGTTTAGGGAAGTATCCTTTGAAAGATTTGGTCGAGTCCACGAATAATCCTTCCATTTGAAAGAGATTGGAGATGGATTTTGAAAACATTTAATGGTAAAACCTCTTGTGACTCTCTTGGCAAGTTGGCTTTTAGTGTAGCTACTCATCATATCTGGTGGGAAAGGATAAAAGAAAATGGACAACCACTATGTGTACTTTGGAGCAGATTAAGGACGCTATTACTTTTGAGGCGAGGAATAAAATTCATCACAATTGTGTTGGCAGCCCTAACACAAGCAGGACTAGATATCTGGCATCTTCTTGGgaacttcctctcttctcttcccctccCTAGATTGGTTTTatcatctcttctctttttgttcCCCTGCCTCTTTTCTGTTGTATCATCAGCTGATTTTTCGGGTTTGTTTCCCCCCGCCCAGGTCCTTGGTTTTGTCTGTCCCTATCTCTTAGGGCTTGTTTTtgggattttcctcttgggctGGCTTTCTTTGGGTAGGTAATTTTCCCTTGATTAACCGGAAGGCTTTGTCTGTTGTATTTGTTTTATCTTCtgtttaatatattttccattcacccaaaagaaaatgGGACTTGCTTTTCCTACCGGTACAATGGTTTCATTCCACTCACAAGAACACACCACAGAACTCTTGGAAAATTCAAGTAATAAAGAGAATTGGGAGTTGTGCAGCAAGTAGAAGGAAGCAGTGCCTCACCGAGCAATAAATGTTGAAGTTGCAGCAAAGTTTGATTGATGCACCACACGAGGAGCAGACCCATAATATGTCAATTTCCACAGAGGACCATGCTTCACCAAGAAGTTATAGCTCCTGGGCAATTGGTTGAAGGGCCAAGGTGTGTGATCCGACCACAAATCTGTAACAAATACCTGTGCCATACACTCTTAACACAGATAGCATGATCAATAAAAAGTGGAACAAATCCTAAGAAATTGAAACGCATAGTCCGACTAAAATCCGTTGAACAGACCTGATATTCATCTCCAAATTCTTCATTGAAAGTAGCTTTGATGGCTTCCGCTGAAGCTCTGTGACCACCACCAGTGTCGCTCATCAAAATAAGCACCTTCTTCGATTTCTCTGCTTCCACACCATTCAAGTTCAGATTTTCCTCGTCCAGAACAGCGCAGCCATGTTCTCCCAATCCATTCTCTCCCGAAGACACACCACCAACTGAGGCAAACCCAATTGGGATCCTCTCACAGTGCAATCTAACAACCCTATTGAAACTACGCCAAATCCTCTGAATCCTTGAAGTACTTCTGCTCAAACCCAAAGAAGCCACCACCTTGggcttctccctcttctcaccAACTAAAGTCTCGAATCCATCAAACCGCAGATTCGAATAAATAGAAGACTGCCCATTAAAACCCAAGTTACAAAAAGATTTAGAGCCGAAGAAACTCTCCCATTTGGATAAAACATCGAATAGATGGACGGGTTCTTGAGTTAACCCCGAAGTACGCATTGTTTTGTGTTGCAGGTGGGATAATAACTCAATCTATGTTAATCCATGCGTTATCGTCGTACAGCAAGAAAAACCAAGGAACAGAAGTAAACAAGAGCACAACGAAATGGTTTATGGAAGAGAGAGGCTACTCTTTGATCTGATAGAAAGTGACAGAATATGGAGACGAAATCTTGCGGTGGGTTTGGAGCCACAGGGAGATGATTTGGGGTGAGGACTGAGGAGGGAGATACCTTCGATTTGTTCTACTGCGAAATTCACACCAAATATTGGACGGCCCAAAATACCTAGTTTCCAGTTCTTCCCCACCATTGGTGCATGGTTTAGATTAAATAAGCTGTAGCGTACAAATCATTTTCAATGAGGACAGATATGAGGCCCTACAACAAAAGTGTACTATGTTTCACTCCGGATTAGGTAGCATAGGACTCCACTTTTCTTTAAGGTTATTGGAACCTGAAAAACTCAGTCCTGTAAACTTTGTAAGGTGAGGGTGAGGGACCAAGATCAT
This window encodes:
- the LOC122082450 gene encoding monogalactosyldiacylglycerol synthase, chloroplastic-like isoform X2, with amino-acid sequence MRTSGLTQEPVHLFDVLSKWESFFGSKSFCNLGFNGQSSIYSNLRFDGFETLVGEKREKPKVVASLGLSRSTSRIQRIWRSFNRVVRLHCERIPIGFASVGGVSSGENGLGEHGCAVLDEENLNLNGVEAEKSKKVLILMSDTGGGHRASAEAIKATFNEEFGDEYQVFVTDLWSDHTPWPFNQLPRSYNFLVKHGPLWKLTYYGSAPRVVHQSNFAATSTFIAREVAKGLMKYQPDIIISVHPLMQHVPLRILRAKGLLEKIVFTTVVTDLSTCHPTWFHKLVTRCYCPTTEVAKRALKAGLQPSQIKVYGLPVRPSFVKPVRPKVELRRELGMDQDLPAVLLMGGGEGMGPIEATARALGNSLYDETIGEPIGQVLVICGRNKKLANRLLSIDWKIPVQVKGFVTKMEECMGACDCIITKAGPGTIAEAMIRGLPIILNDYIAGQVN